Genomic DNA from Deinococcus sp. Marseille-Q6407:
CAACCAGTGGGGCAATAATTTGCTTGTTGATCTTGTCGCCGATTTCTTTATTGCCTTTCAGGGCCACCATATCCTTGAAGGCGGCCCCTGCAGGAATGACGACCGGTGGCGCGAAATCATCGCTGTCAGCGTATTTATCGCTGACATATTTGATAAAGAGCATAAACAGGACATAGTCCTTGTACTGCGACGCGTCCATCCCTCCACGGAGCTCATTGCATGATGCCCAGAGCGAGGAGTACAGGTCAGATTTTTTAACGGCCATATCAGTACATTTTGCCATGAGTTCAGCCGACCGGCTGAGTTCATGCGCTGATGCTGACGCTCTGGGGAGTGCCATTTTTGACACGTTTTTAGGCGTATGAGCTATCGTTATTACCCCTTGCCATGGAACGCGGGGCGGAGTCCCTCGCTTAGCCCCTCATAGAGTGAGTTCCTCTGAGTAGCTGGCGTTCCCGTGCCAGCTGCCATCAAAGACGTAATAGGTGACTTGTCCTTCAGGGTGCTGAATGGCGTGGAGCTTAGGCTGACCGTCCAAATCCTCTATGACATAGAGCCAGTACCGCTCGCCATATTTCCGGGCCGCGGCCAGTTGATTGCGGCTCAAGGTCACGCCCAGGTCACCCCAGGGCCCTGAAACCGTTTTGAGTTCGATATACCGCACCTCACCGCTGAGCTCAGTAGAAAAAATATCGTAGCCAGCCCCAGTATCGGCAGAACAGTCTTCTGGTGTCCGGTTGTGCCGCTGCTCATACTCCATGGCGTATTCCATCCCTCGCCGGTCAACCTTCTGCGAGTGGGCCTCTTGCGTAATCTCTCTGTCCGACTCGTTGTAGGTATAGACGTAGTTTTTGAACTGCTTTTGACCACGTCTCTGGCCGGCCTGGTTCTGGTTCCCCTGCTTCGGCTGCACTGTACCTTGTGGTGACTGGGGACAGTGACCGTCCCGCTCAGTGGAAGGGGAGGGACCAGCGAAAGGGCTGGGGCCAAAGTGCGTTTCTATAGTAGATTTCTTTGGCGGCGGTGCGGACCGGTGTGGATCCGCGCTAGAGGCAGATTTATTTTTCCGCTCCGCAGACGACTTCGGTACAGAGCTTGATTGCCGTTCAGCCTTCCTCTGCAGATTAGGCTGCTGAGTTAGAGGCTGCCCCACAACTTGACCCCTAGTCTCACTTCCCATGCTTATGCGTTCGACAGCTCTATTTCAGTCCTCATCATCCCATTCTTCATCCGTAGCTATAGCGACTGCTCCACTCAGAACTTGCACCTGAATAGGCGGACAAAAAGCGCTCCCAGAGCTGAAATTCTGGAAGTGTGTACAAACAGGTTTCAGGGGAGCGCACCCATATTCTCTCACAGCAGGTTCT
This window encodes:
- a CDS encoding DUF3883 domain-containing protein, with translation MQPKQGNQNQAGQRRGQKQFKNYVYTYNESDREITQEAHSQKVDRRGMEYAMEYEQRHNRTPEDCSADTGAGYDIFSTELSGEVRYIELKTVSGPWGDLGVTLSRNQLAAARKYGERYWLYVIEDLDGQPKLHAIQHPEGQVTYYVFDGSWHGNASYSEELTL